In Aedes albopictus strain Foshan chromosome 3, AalbF5, whole genome shotgun sequence, the following are encoded in one genomic region:
- the LOC109426047 gene encoding uncharacterized protein LOC109426047, giving the protein MTITNSSTASSWFQWASEQCSFWEAVSRGNNLSNPIGPLAMLKDGSEVTAGSELVSVGTMLSSAELGLLTGVLMTLFLRHKFNRLKEELVECKVQKRIKNLTMIDVRHFLFILITFLEFVALSPIFFSIFYGFKCYRLVVACVLKRRHGSHFKGLLDGADVVWAIERDNSRGMINIMAYIEEPVARLATKENSTCAELLLVLRKRISSRLMRSHQAHPKMFWKRHLELGYYWWSDLSQLSIEDYIRYLEYIPVVEGEKYIDERQLRAVMSEINNRYLPDEHSSSWEILVGRQPLLVKERDMLRYPIIFRVHHSLGDGVALLRLLLEGIVDKEMPSRWKRISSFKIMNIEHILNEKSLGSMPRQNMLTKFWERCPSPRAIYEWKQKHLRLLWTIFTAPAFFHEVAKRRVDDNCIHASDLSNRKVVSWIHEEETSDSRWIQIIKRTKQQVPGARFSDAFLTALSSSLQKYFALKSDFVPSNITVVLPTRVERESPQLKLHNKFSVALQTLPIAPGVDLQEPNRYQNLLNRLGDVKQHSDVLRSSPDYLINFWIMSTVACLFPDPMLRKILTSAHSTLAISNLPGPQQKPCIHGYELKNLSFWIPNIGQTAVGLTLLTYGGRMQLGILADRAVIDNEDDAHSILEETIAEIERMGAVVDETS; this is encoded by the exons ATGACAATCACAAACAGCAGCACAGCCTCCTCCTGGTTCCAGTGGGCCTCGGAACAGTGCTCCTTTTGGGAAGCGGTATCGCGCGGCAATAACCTCAGCAATCCAATCGGTCCCCTAGCGATGCTGAAGGACGGCAGCGAAGTGACCGCGGGAAGTGAATTGGT ATCTGTCGGAACAATGCTCTCCTCGGCTGAGCTGGGGCTACTTACCGGAGTGCTGATGACCCTATTCCTGCGCCACAAGTTCAATCGCCTGAAGGAAGAGCTGGTCGAATGCAAAGTCCAGAAAAGAATCAAAAACCTTACGATGATCGACGTGCGACATTTCCTGTTTATTTTAATCACATTTCTCGAGTTCGTGGCACTGTCTCCAATTTTCTTCTCAATTTTCTACGGTTTCAAGTGCTACCGATTGGTGGTAGCATGTGTTCTAAAGCGACGCCACGGGTCACATTTCAAGGGGCTCCTGGACGGAGCGGATGTCGTGTGGGCTATCGAGCGGGATAACTCACGTGGCATGATCAACATTATGGCGTACATCGAAGAACCCGTTGCACGGCTCGCGACGAAGGAAAACTCAACGTGTGCCGAACTGCTGCTGGTGCTTCGGAAACGAATCTCGTCGAGGCTAATGAGATCGCACCAGGCACACCCGAAAATGTTCTGGAAGCGACATTTAGAGCTGGGATACTATTGGTGGAGTGATCTTTCGCAGTTGAGTATCGAAGACTACATTCGTTATCTGGAGTATATTCCGGTGGTTGAGGGCGAGAAGTATATTGATGAGAGGCAGTTGCGTGCAGTGATGAGTGAAATCAATAATCGGTATCTACCGGACGAGCATAGCTCATCGTGGGAAATCTTGGTCGGCAGGCAGCCCCTGTTGGTTAAGGAACGTGACATGCTGAGATATCCA ATCATCTTCCGGGTTCATCACTCTCTCGGAGATGGAGTTGCTCTACTCCGTCTGTTACTGGAAGGAATCGTCGACAAAGAAATGCCCTCTCGTTGGAAGCGTATCTCTAGCTTCAAGATAATGAACATCGAACATATTCTAAACGAAAAGTCACTCGGCTCAATGCCACGCCAAAACATGCTGACCAAGTTCTGGGAAAGATGTCCCTCCCCTCGGGCAATCTACGAATGGAAACAGAAACACCTGCGGCTTCTATGGACCATCTTCACCGCTCCGGCATTCTTCCACGAGGTGGCCAAGCGCCGCGTTGACGATAACTGCATCCACGCCAGTGACCTCTCGAATCGTAAAGTAGTCAGCTGGATTCACGAGGAAGAAACGAGTGACTCCCGGTGGATACAGATCATCAAACGGACGAAGCAGCAAGTTCCCGGAGCTCGGTTTTCCGATGCCTTTTTGACGGCTCTGTCCAGCAGCTTGCAGAAGTATTTTGCGCTGAAGTCGGATTTCGTACCTAGTAACATAACCGTTGTGTTGCCGACTCGGGTCGAACGGGAAT CTCCCCAGTTGAAACTGCATAACAAATTCTCGGTGGCACTTCAAACTTTACCGATTGCACCTGGGGTTGATCTCCAGGAACCAAATCGTTACCAGAATCTCCTCAATCGCCTAGGGGACGTCAAGCAGCATTCCGATGTTCTTCGCTCATCACCCGACTATTTG ATCAACTTCTGGATCATGTCGACGGTGGCGTGCCTCTTCCCGGATCCGATGCTTCGTAAAATCCTCACAAGCGCACACAGCACTCTGGCGATTTCGAACCTTCCGGGACCGCAACAGAAACCGTGCATCCATGGGTACGAGCTGAAAAATCTAAGCTTTTGGATACCGAACATTGGTCAAACGGCCGTTGGGCTGACGTTGCTCACCTACGGAGGACGGATGCAGTTGGGAATTCTGGCCGATCGCGCAGTGATTGATAATGAAGACGATGCGCATTCGATTCTTGAGGAGACAATTGCGGAAATTGAGCGAATGGGTGCTGTGGTGGATGAGACTTCGTGA
- the LOC109426046 gene encoding uncharacterized protein LOC109426046, whose translation MQRFISFLVFLPFAPVLLLMVLAFRVYRQVLSYILRVKHGDSFVGMLDGRDAMWGLEEHKNCGVVNIVAFVEDSAVKGEDDLPEKLRGIFVKRFATLIEHKRDQYRKGLLKRNRAFGYYYWTDDLNIKAGDYIRLVEPKSRGVNLSELEIQELAGRITTANLPYNHSALWEIVVFSKPILDDKRNVLKYPVFLRFHHSMGDGVAILRFVMEEIMNPTEMWKFSPKVDSKPGSHQTNNLSVWLNALYEFPAHIIRILLIRSDKNSLDTNNISPHKMVCWQNERSVCKSLRWLPLLEKIQTRQSGVAYSSVFLTALSGTLHKYFDARGEHPGALTIALPIRMKHEEVNLKLENAFATPMERIPLKPCVQLDDPSRQQKLINNLAAMKQTTKILRSTSNLLITHLITISLAAAFPMPILKYLSKLFHITASVSAMPMLKKNLQVGPYELKDMIFWPPAFGSVGLNFSLFVYGNQLQLALLADGSVLGTVQEGMDLLEEIMHEIERMDTVMGE comes from the exons ATGCAGCGATTTATTTCATTCTTAGTTTTCTTGCCATTTGCTCCAGTGCTGTTGTTGATGGTTCTAGCGTTTCGAGTTTATCGGCAGGTCCTTTCATACATCCTTCGAGTGAAGCATGGAGATAGCTTTGTCGGGATGCTGGACGGTCGAGATGCCATGTGGGGCTTAGAAGAGCATAAGAACTGTGGAGTGGTGAACATCGTGGCTTTTGTGGAAGATAGCGCAGTGAAAGGTGAAGATGATTTACCTGAAAAGCTAAGGGGTATATTTGTGAAGAGATTTGCAACGTTGATTGAACATAAGAGAGATCAGTACAGAAAAGGACTGTTGAAACGAAATCGTGCATTTGGCTACTACTACTGGACGGATGACCTCAACATCAAGGCCGGCGATTACATCAGGCTTGTAGAACCTAAATCAAGGGGCGTCAATTTAAGTGAATTGGAAATACAGGAGCTTGCAGGTCGTATAACTACTGCCAACCTGCCCTACAATCATAGTGCTTTATGGGAAATTGTAGTCTTCTCAAAGCCTATTCTGGATGATAAACGAAACGTTCTAAAGTATCCA gtattcctgcGATTTCATCATTCAATGGGCGATGGAGTTGCGATTCTTCGGTTCGTAATGGAAGAAATCATGAATCCTACTGAAATGTGGAAGTTTTCACCAAAAGTGGATAGTAAACCAGGATCCCACCAAACTAATAACCTCTCCGTGTGGTTGAACGCACTTTACGAATTTCCTGCCCATATTATTAGAATACTACTGATCAGGTCCGACAAAAATTCACTGGACACGAACAACATCAGTCCGCACAAAATGGTGTGCTGGCAAAACGAACGTTCAGTTTGCAAAAGCCTGCGCTGGTTGCCGTTACTCGAAAAAATTCAAACTAGACAATCTGGAGTGGCTTACAGTAGTGTATTTCTCACTGCTCTATCTGGAACGCTACACAAGTATTTCGATGCCAGAGGAGAACATCCCGGTGCCCTGACAATTGCTCTACCGATCCGAATGAAACATGAAG AGGTGAATCTGAAATTGGAGAACGCGTTTGCAACCCCTATGGAACGTATACCGTTGAAGCCATGTGTGCAGCTGGATGATCCAAGTCGACAACAGAAGTTGATAAACAACTTGGCTGCTATGAAACAGACAACCAAAATCCTACGATCAACATCTAACTTACTG ATCACCCACCTCATAACGATCAGCTTGGCGGCAGCATTCCCGATGCCCATCCTCAAATACCTTTCCAAGTTGTTCCACATCACGGCGTCGGTATCCGCCATGCCGATGTTGAAGAAGAACCTCCAGGTTGGGCCGTACGAGCTCAAAGATATGATATTCTGGCCACCGGCATTCGGCAGCGTAGGACTGAACTTCTCGCTGTTTGTCTACGGCAATCAACTGCAGTTGGCACTGCTGGCCGATGGCTCGGTGCTGGGAACGGTCCAGGAAGGGATGGACCTGTTGGAGGAGATTATGCACGAGATCGAGCGCATGGATACGGTTATGGGGGAATGA